In one Saccharibacillus brassicae genomic region, the following are encoded:
- a CDS encoding ABC transporter permease — MGNFLKNINRNKVLLFMVLPGAIWFFFFSYLPLAGTIVAFKEYRVSRKGFWASIFNSEWVGWDNFKFLFSTEDAFVITRNTLLYNIAFIALGLVFSVLMAIILSELVSRKMSKIYQTGMFLPYFLSWVIVGYFVFSFLSMDRGLLNQMLGWVGMEPVQWYSDPKYWPYILVFVNLWKMVGYNSVVYLAAILGIDRSLYEAAMIDGANKWQQIRRITIPMLTPIITIMTLLAVGRIFYADFGLFYQVPRDSGTLYAVTNVIDTYVYRGLMTTGEIGMSAAAGLYQSVVGFTLVIVANYVVRRIDKDSSLF, encoded by the coding sequence ATGGGAAACTTTTTGAAAAACATAAACCGCAACAAAGTGCTGCTGTTCATGGTGCTGCCGGGTGCGATCTGGTTCTTCTTCTTCTCGTACCTGCCGCTTGCGGGCACGATCGTGGCGTTCAAGGAATATCGCGTCAGCCGCAAAGGCTTCTGGGCAAGCATCTTCAACAGCGAGTGGGTCGGCTGGGACAACTTCAAATTTCTGTTCAGTACGGAAGACGCCTTCGTCATCACGCGGAACACGCTGCTGTATAACATCGCGTTCATTGCGCTCGGCCTGGTGTTCTCGGTACTGATGGCGATTATTTTGTCCGAGCTGGTCAGCCGGAAAATGTCGAAAATTTATCAGACGGGCATGTTCCTGCCGTACTTCCTCTCTTGGGTCATCGTCGGCTACTTTGTGTTCAGCTTCCTGAGCATGGACCGCGGCCTGCTGAACCAGATGCTGGGCTGGGTCGGCATGGAGCCGGTTCAATGGTACTCGGATCCGAAGTATTGGCCGTATATTCTCGTCTTCGTCAATCTGTGGAAAATGGTTGGCTATAACAGCGTCGTCTATCTGGCGGCAATCCTCGGCATCGACCGGTCGCTGTACGAAGCGGCGATGATCGACGGCGCGAACAAATGGCAGCAGATTCGCCGGATCACCATTCCGATGCTGACGCCGATCATTACGATCATGACGCTGCTGGCCGTGGGCCGGATCTTCTACGCCGACTTCGGGCTGTTCTACCAGGTGCCGAGAGACTCGGGCACGCTGTACGCCGTGACGAACGTTATCGATACGTACGTCTACCGCGGACTGATGACGACAGGAGAGATCGGCATGAGCGCCGCCGCGGGCCTGTATCAATCGGTCGTCGGCTTCACGCTTGTCATCGTGGCGAACTACGTGGTGCGCCGGATCGACAAAGACAGCTCGCTGTTCTAA
- a CDS encoding glycoside hydrolase family 3 N-terminal domain-containing protein, with amino-acid sequence MNRDLSAGQRSELLLAAMTAREKVGQLIQPFGWMTYSRQGGKAELTESFKEQVRAGDVGSLYGTLRADPWTGVTLATGLSPAEGAEAVNEIQRYAVEYSRLGVPLLIGEECSHGHMAIGGTVFPVPLAIGSTWNVDLYRDMCRAVAAETRAQGGAATYSPVLDVVRDPRWGRTEECFGEDPFLIGEMAVASVEGLQGQRLDARDSVAATLKHFAGYGASEGGRNAGPVHMGWRELLEVDLYPFERAVRAGAASIMPAYNEIDGVPCTTNERLLGGILRGEWGFDGPVITDCGAIDMLAAGHDTAEDGEDAALQSLRAGIDMEMSGEMFGRHLLAAFEAGRLEADVLDRAALRVLKLKFRLGLFESPYADAQRAADIIGSEEHVRLARALAAESVVLLKNDGGVLPLAGSTGRVAVIGPNADRGYNQLGDYTSPQPEGSVATVLRGLTERLGAERVSYAPGCRIRGESREGFARALECAAEADAVVLVMGGSSARDFGEGTIDLRTGASMVTGEAVSDMDCGEGIDRMTLGLSGVQLDLIREVSAAASGKPVAVVYIGGRPVVEPWVEDHVPALLQAWYPGQEGGHAIADILLGDVNPSGRLTISVPKHVGQLPVHYLGKRSRGKRYLEDDSKPRYPFGYGLSYTSFEYSDLELSQSRLAPAEIEAGGRATVSVTVRNTGERAGAEVVQLYVSDAVSAATRPANELKGFRKVWLEPGESRQVNFDIGAEQLRYIGPELVSVVEPGLFRLRIGRHVQDTHSIDFIVGEE; translated from the coding sequence ATGAACAGAGACTTGTCGGCCGGTCAGCGCTCGGAGCTGCTGCTTGCCGCGATGACGGCGCGCGAAAAAGTGGGGCAGCTTATTCAGCCGTTCGGCTGGATGACGTACTCGCGCCAGGGCGGAAAAGCGGAATTGACCGAAAGTTTCAAAGAGCAGGTGCGCGCGGGCGACGTCGGTTCGCTCTACGGCACGCTGCGGGCCGATCCGTGGACGGGCGTCACGCTTGCGACCGGATTGTCGCCGGCGGAAGGCGCCGAAGCGGTCAACGAGATCCAGCGCTACGCCGTGGAATATTCGCGGCTCGGCGTGCCGCTCTTGATCGGCGAGGAATGCTCGCACGGGCATATGGCGATCGGAGGCACGGTGTTCCCGGTGCCGCTCGCGATCGGCAGCACGTGGAACGTCGACTTGTACCGGGACATGTGCCGGGCGGTCGCCGCGGAGACGCGGGCGCAGGGCGGAGCGGCGACGTATTCGCCGGTGCTCGACGTCGTGCGCGATCCGCGCTGGGGCCGGACCGAAGAATGCTTCGGGGAAGATCCGTTCCTGATCGGCGAAATGGCGGTCGCTTCGGTGGAAGGGCTGCAGGGGCAGCGGCTCGACGCGCGAGATAGCGTCGCGGCGACGCTGAAGCATTTTGCGGGCTACGGCGCTTCCGAAGGGGGGCGCAACGCGGGCCCCGTACATATGGGCTGGCGCGAGCTGCTCGAAGTCGACCTGTATCCGTTCGAGCGGGCGGTTCGGGCGGGAGCGGCTTCGATCATGCCGGCCTACAACGAGATCGACGGCGTGCCGTGCACGACGAACGAGCGTCTGCTCGGCGGCATCCTGCGCGGCGAATGGGGCTTCGACGGTCCGGTCATTACGGACTGCGGCGCGATCGACATGCTGGCGGCCGGGCACGATACGGCCGAAGACGGCGAAGACGCGGCGCTGCAATCGCTGCGTGCCGGCATCGACATGGAGATGTCCGGCGAGATGTTCGGCCGCCATCTGCTGGCGGCGTTCGAAGCCGGCCGGCTGGAAGCGGACGTGCTGGACCGCGCGGCGCTGCGCGTGCTGAAGCTCAAGTTCCGGCTCGGGCTGTTCGAGAGCCCGTACGCCGACGCGCAGCGGGCCGCCGATATCATCGGCAGCGAAGAGCATGTGCGGCTTGCGCGGGCGCTTGCGGCCGAGAGCGTCGTTCTGCTCAAGAACGACGGAGGCGTGCTGCCGCTTGCGGGCAGCACCGGCCGCGTGGCGGTCATCGGTCCGAATGCGGACCGCGGCTACAACCAGCTCGGCGATTACACGTCGCCGCAGCCGGAAGGGAGCGTCGCGACCGTGCTGCGCGGCCTGACCGAGCGGCTGGGAGCGGAGCGCGTCTCGTACGCGCCGGGCTGCCGCATTCGCGGCGAATCGCGCGAAGGCTTCGCGCGGGCGCTGGAATGCGCGGCGGAAGCGGACGCCGTCGTGCTCGTCATGGGCGGGTCGAGCGCCCGCGATTTCGGCGAAGGCACGATCGACCTGCGGACCGGAGCTTCGATGGTCACGGGCGAGGCGGTCAGCGATATGGACTGCGGCGAAGGCATCGACCGCATGACGCTGGGGCTGTCGGGCGTGCAGCTCGACCTGATCCGCGAAGTGAGCGCGGCGGCATCCGGCAAGCCGGTCGCCGTGGTCTATATCGGCGGGCGCCCGGTCGTGGAGCCGTGGGTGGAAGATCATGTGCCTGCGCTGCTGCAAGCATGGTATCCGGGGCAGGAAGGCGGCCATGCGATCGCCGACATCCTGCTCGGCGACGTCAATCCGTCGGGCCGCCTGACGATCTCGGTGCCCAAGCATGTCGGGCAGCTGCCGGTCCATTACCTCGGCAAGCGCTCGCGCGGCAAACGGTATCTGGAAGACGATTCGAAGCCGCGCTATCCGTTCGGCTACGGGCTCAGCTACACGTCGTTCGAGTATTCGGATCTTGAGCTGTCGCAGAGCCGGCTGGCGCCGGCCGAGATCGAAGCCGGCGGCCGTGCGACCGTGTCGGTAACGGTTCGCAATACCGGGGAGCGCGCGGGAGCGGAAGTCGTCCAGCTCTACGTCTCCGACGCGGTCAGCGCCGCGACCCGTCCCGCGAATGAACTGAAAGGGTTTCGGAAAGTGTGGCTGGAACCGGGCGAGAGCCGGCAAGTGAATTTTGACATCGGCGCGGAGCAGCTCCGCTATATCGGACCGGAGCTTGTATCGGTCGTCGAACCGGGACTGTTCCGGCTGCGGATCGGCCGTCATGTGCAGGATACCCACAGTATCGACTTTATCGTCGGAGAGGAATGA
- a CDS encoding ABC transporter substrate-binding protein, translated as MHKGKKRRSVAISMLAALSLALSACGGGGGNAASGGEGDAENPVDLIWYTIGTPQKDVDKVMTEVSKYTAEKIGANVTMKMIDWGDYQQKMQVLVASGEPMDIIFTSSGGFDYVQNARKGAFMELDSLIDEYGKDIKDTIDPAFLEGSKVDGHNYAIPANKELPQQEVWRFNKTVADEYGVKTDGVRTLDSLEPLLKTVKDKAPDITPFAMDKNYVPYVPYDYVIQNLPMAVKLDTTDYKIVNILETPEMKEALTTMNKYYKAGYVAPEAATTGSTTDLMTSGKWLLDRAQTQPLADNSWSASYGYPVVSTPASDAIITNNSVQGSMMAISANSEYPEKAMEFLNLLNTDPVLRNMVDSGIEGTHYNKTADNRVENLPEAKNYDMPSYSLGNNMLLYLNPNDPENKWDEFKTFNEAGVDSPILSFNFDPKNVSSELAAVQNVKEQFWSSLMTGTVDPETYLPQAIEKFNQAGLEKVMAEAQTQLDAWKAENGK; from the coding sequence ATGCACAAAGGCAAAAAAAGACGTTCGGTCGCGATCTCGATGTTGGCGGCGCTCAGTCTCGCGCTTTCCGCATGCGGAGGCGGCGGGGGGAATGCGGCATCGGGCGGCGAAGGCGACGCGGAGAATCCGGTCGACCTGATCTGGTACACGATCGGCACGCCGCAAAAAGACGTGGACAAGGTCATGACCGAAGTGAGCAAATATACAGCCGAGAAGATCGGCGCGAACGTTACGATGAAGATGATCGACTGGGGCGATTACCAGCAGAAGATGCAGGTACTGGTCGCTTCCGGCGAACCGATGGACATCATCTTCACGTCGTCCGGCGGCTTCGATTACGTGCAAAATGCGCGCAAAGGCGCGTTTATGGAACTCGACAGCCTGATCGACGAATACGGCAAGGACATCAAGGACACGATCGACCCGGCTTTCCTCGAAGGCTCCAAAGTCGACGGCCACAACTACGCGATTCCGGCCAACAAAGAGCTGCCGCAGCAGGAAGTGTGGCGCTTCAACAAAACGGTCGCCGACGAATACGGCGTCAAGACCGACGGCGTCCGTACGCTGGACAGCCTGGAGCCGCTGCTCAAGACGGTCAAAGACAAAGCGCCGGATATTACGCCGTTCGCGATGGACAAAAACTACGTGCCGTACGTACCTTACGACTACGTGATCCAGAATCTGCCGATGGCGGTCAAGCTGGACACGACGGATTACAAAATCGTGAACATCCTCGAAACGCCGGAGATGAAAGAGGCGCTGACCACGATGAACAAATACTACAAAGCGGGCTACGTCGCTCCCGAAGCCGCCACGACCGGTTCGACGACCGATCTGATGACTTCCGGCAAATGGCTGCTTGACCGCGCGCAGACCCAACCGCTCGCCGACAACTCGTGGAGCGCAAGCTACGGCTACCCCGTCGTCTCGACGCCGGCCAGCGACGCGATCATCACGAACAACTCCGTGCAGGGTTCGATGATGGCGATCTCCGCCAACTCCGAATACCCGGAGAAAGCGATGGAGTTCCTGAATCTGCTGAACACCGATCCGGTGCTGCGCAACATGGTCGATTCCGGCATCGAAGGCACGCATTACAACAAAACGGCCGACAACCGGGTCGAGAACCTGCCGGAAGCGAAAAACTACGACATGCCGTCGTACTCGCTCGGCAACAACATGCTGCTCTACCTGAACCCGAACGATCCCGAGAACAAATGGGACGAGTTCAAAACGTTCAACGAAGCGGGCGTCGATTCGCCGATCCTCAGCTTCAACTTCGATCCGAAGAACGTCTCGTCCGAACTCGCCGCCGTGCAGAACGTCAAGGAGCAGTTCTGGTCTTCCCTGATGACCGGTACGGTCGATCCGGAAACGTATCTGCCGCAGGCCATCGAGAAGTTCAACCAGGCCGGGCTTGAGAAAGTCATGGCCGAAGCACAGACGCAGCTCGACGCCTGGAAAGCCGAAAACGGCAAATAA
- a CDS encoding carbohydrate ABC transporter permease, with amino-acid sequence MARKPKAIRDFQQITPVWNVIFNLIAGIFAFMCVFPFLFVVIISLTDESVLASEGYRLIPSKWSLGAYQYIFESGDTLLRAYGVTIAVTVIGTILSLFMIALYSYAISRRNFRYRRFFSIFAILTMLFNGGIIPTYMIVAQLLGLKNSIWALVLPLAMNAFYVMILRTFYATSVPDALVESGKIDGAGEFRIFFKIIVPLSLPGLATIGLFSTLGYWNDWFNALLYIDNPNLVPLQSMLMRIESSMQFIQQNSANSNISMAALQSLPQDTARMAMVVLATLPIIFAYPFFQRYFVQGLTLGAVKE; translated from the coding sequence ATGGCCCGCAAACCGAAAGCGATCCGAGATTTTCAACAGATTACGCCGGTATGGAACGTCATTTTCAACCTGATCGCCGGCATCTTTGCTTTTATGTGCGTGTTTCCGTTTCTGTTCGTCGTCATTATCTCCCTTACGGACGAAAGCGTGCTGGCAAGCGAAGGCTACCGGTTGATTCCGTCCAAATGGAGTCTCGGCGCGTACCAATACATCTTCGAGAGCGGCGATACGCTGCTGCGGGCTTACGGGGTGACGATCGCGGTCACGGTCATCGGCACGATTCTCAGCCTGTTCATGATCGCGCTGTACTCGTACGCGATCTCGCGCCGCAATTTCCGCTACCGCCGCTTTTTCTCCATCTTCGCTATCTTGACGATGCTGTTCAACGGCGGTATCATCCCGACCTACATGATCGTGGCGCAGCTGCTCGGGCTCAAGAACAGTATCTGGGCGCTCGTGCTGCCGCTCGCGATGAACGCGTTCTACGTCATGATCCTGCGTACGTTCTACGCGACCAGCGTGCCGGACGCGCTCGTCGAATCGGGCAAAATCGACGGCGCCGGCGAGTTCCGCATCTTTTTCAAAATTATCGTGCCGCTGTCCCTGCCGGGTCTTGCGACGATCGGATTGTTCAGCACGCTCGGGTATTGGAACGACTGGTTCAACGCGCTGCTGTATATCGACAATCCGAATCTGGTGCCGCTCCAGTCCATGCTGATGCGGATCGAATCGAGCATGCAGTTTATCCAGCAAAACTCGGCCAACAGCAATATCAGCATGGCTGCGCTCCAATCGCTGCCGCAGGATACGGCGCGCATGGCGATGGTCGTGCTGGCGACGCTGCCGATCATTTTCGCCTATCCGTTCTTCCAACGCTATTTCGTGCAGGGTTTGACCCTCGGAGCGGTGAAAGAATAA